The nucleotide window GCGAGTCCTGGATTGCCATCGCGCGGTAGTGGTTGTTGCCAACCTGCGCCCTTATCTCAAAAATGTCATCGCGGATGGATCTCAAATCCCCGCTTCGGGACTTACCTCGCTTGAGCCGGTTGATTTTCTCAAGCAACGCCGCTTGCCCCTGCTTGTCTAGTGACTGCAGTTCTTTCTTGCTCACCGGCATGGCATCGCCGCCCGGCGCGAACCAGCGGACCTGCATTCGCGTCATTGCCCCTCCTTCAACCATGCGATATGCCATTAAGGGTACGTTGTCACCGAACCTGGCACACCGGGCAGTAGTAACTGGAGCGCTGCCCCACCACAACCCGCTCAATCGGGGTGCCGCAGCGCGCGCAAGGCTTGCCCGCTTGCCCGTACGCGTTCAATGAGCGCGAAAAATACCCGGATGCACCGTTGACGTTCACGTACAAAGAATCGAAGCTGGTCCCACCTTCCTCCAGCGAGCGCTCCATCACGGCCTTCGACGCATCGAGCACCGCGACGGCGTCACGCTGGCGCATCGTGCGGGCGGTTCGCCAGGGTTTAAGTCTTGCCGCCCACATTGCCTCATCCGCGTAGATGGAGCCGATACCGGAGACCACCTCTTGGTTGAGCAGGACCGACTTCAGCGGGGAGCGCTTTGCGCGCATTGCTCGTGCGACCGCACTCGCATCGAAGGCCGCTTCAAAAGGATCCGGTGCGATGTGGGAGATCGTCTCGGGGAGCCCGTCGATAAGCGATGCATACTGCCAAACGCCGAAGGTGCGCTGGTCGACGAAGTCGAGCTCCCGGTCCCCCATGAGAGCGCGAATGCGCAGGTGGGGGCTTTG belongs to Corynebacterium glaucum and includes:
- a CDS encoding type II toxin-antitoxin system RelE/ParE family toxin is translated as MTRMQVRWFAPGGDAMPVSKKELQSLDKQGQAALLEKINRLKRGKSRSGDLRSIRDDIFEIRAQVGNNHYRAMAIQDSPVHIIILSCFYKNTQKTPMMEIDKAVERSKTWKARKE
- the mutM gene encoding bifunctional DNA-formamidopyrimidine glycosylase/DNA-(apurinic or apyrimidinic site) lyase, with the translated sequence MPELPEVEVVRRGLDTHVVGRTFDTVEVLHPRAVRGNAVDLTVVLPGLTVTGTGRRGKFMWLTLSDGNALVVHLRMSGQMLVGPPGFLQSPHLRIRALMGDRELDFVDQRTFGVWQYASLIDGLPETISHIAPDPFEAAFDASAVARAMRAKRSPLKSVLLNQEVVSGIGSIYADEAMWAARLKPWRTARTMRQRDAVAVLDASKAVMERSLEEGGTSFDSLYVNVNGASGYFSRSLNAYGQAGKPCARCGTPIERVVVGQRSSYYCPVCQVR